A stretch of Gossypium hirsutum isolate 1008001.06 chromosome A06, Gossypium_hirsutum_v2.1, whole genome shotgun sequence DNA encodes these proteins:
- the LOC107923873 gene encoding mitochondrial arginine transporter BAC1-like, translating into MEDVSIKPSGYKEYVVGLLAGVATVIVGHPFDTVKVKLQKHNAEVEGIKYRNGLHCTVRILATEGVREGFIKGLHHLLLEWLLKARLFLAFIHTQKSYCSEKFRVVGRSPK; encoded by the exons ATGGAGGATGTTTCCATCAAACCTTCCGGTTACAAAGAGTACGTTGTAGGCTTGCTCGCCGGTGTTGCCACCGTCATCGTCGGCCATCCTTTTGATACTGTCAAG GTGAAGTTGCAGAAACACAATGCTGAAGTTGAAGGGATTAAATACAGGAATGGCTTGCACTGTACTGTTCGGATACTTGCAACTGAAGGG GTTAGAGAGGGCTTTATAAAGGGGCTACATCATCTTTTATTGGAGTGGCTTTTGAAAGCTCGCTTGTTTTTGGCGTTTATTCACACACAAAAAAGTTACTGCAG TGAGAAGTTCAGAGTAGTGGGCCGCAGCCCCAAGTAA